The following are encoded together in the Diabrotica undecimpunctata isolate CICGRU chromosome 7, icDiaUnde3, whole genome shotgun sequence genome:
- the LOC140446637 gene encoding E3 SUMO-protein ligase KIAA1586-like, which translates to MKSDLINGLIKSDSKFSLLLDEATSVSNKNALVVYIRTVLKGMQNPMTVFLTLFELNSTTSAGILQELLNQLQALGLSFEFMKDHMIALTCDGASVLLGKKSGLAIQLTETFPNLFIWHCLNHRLELAVHDSIEEVAGINHFKIFMDKIRNMFSCSPKNSRELAEVAKGLEEQMLKIGRVLDTRWVASSLMAVKAVWTDFKALYNHFIEASEDKQRDSKQRSTYKGLCSTLSSTTFVRNLALMFDALEELSD; encoded by the coding sequence atgaaatCAGACTTGATAAATGGCCTAATCAAGTCAGACTCTAAATTTTCCCTGCTTTTGGATGAAGCCACTTCAGTTTCAAACAAAAATGCTTTGGTGGTTTATATCAGAACTGTTCTAAAGGGAATGCAAAACCCTATGACAGTGTTCTTAACACTTTTTGAGCTAAATAGCACAACATCAGCTGGTATATTACAAGAACTCTTAAATCAGTTACAAGCATTAGGTCTAAGCTTTGAATTCATGAAAGACCATATGATTGCTCTAACTTGTGATGGTGCTTCAGTGCTACTAGGCAAGAAATCTGGCCTTGCTATACAGCTTACTGAAACGTTCCCCAACTTGTTCATTTGGCATTGTTTGAACCATCGTTTAGAGCTTGCCGTGCACGATTCCATAGAAGAAGTAGCTGGAATCAATCATTTTAAGATATTCATGGATAAAATTAGAAACATGTTTAGTTGTTCACCGAAAAACAGCAGAGAGTTGGCAGAAGTTGCTAAAGGACTAGAGGAGCAAATGTTGAAAATCGGCCGTGTTTTAGATACTCGTTGGGTAGCCTCCAGCTTAATGGCGGTGAAAGCAGTTTGGACAGATTTTAAAGCTTTGTACAATCATTTCATTGAAGCATCTGAAGACAAACAAAGGGACTCGAAGCAACGTTCAACTTACAAAGGGCTTTGTAGTACATTATCTTCTACAACTTTTGTACGCAACCTGGCATTGATGTTCGATGCTCTAGAAGAGTTATCGGATTAG